One Bradyrhizobium zhanjiangense DNA segment encodes these proteins:
- the fixJ gene encoding response regulator FixJ: MTNKGHVYVIDDDAAMRDSLNFLLDSSGFGVTLFENAKDFIDTLPGLAFGCVVSDVRMPGLDGIELLKRMKAQNSPFPILIMTGHGDVPLAVEAMKLGAVDFLEKPFEDDRLITMIETAIRQAEPAAKSEAISQDIAARVASLSPRERQVMEGLIAGLSNKLIAREYDISPRTIEVYRANVMTKMQAGSLSELVRMAMRAGMLND, from the coding sequence ATGACCAACAAGGGACATGTCTACGTCATCGACGACGACGCTGCGATGCGGGACTCGCTGAACTTCCTGCTGGATTCTTCCGGCTTCGGCGTCACGCTGTTCGAAAATGCGAAAGATTTCATCGACACCCTGCCCGGCCTCGCCTTCGGCTGCGTCGTCTCCGACGTGCGCATGCCGGGCCTTGACGGGATCGAGCTTCTGAAGCGCATGAAGGCGCAGAACAGCCCGTTTCCAATCCTGATCATGACCGGGCATGGCGACGTGCCGCTCGCGGTCGAGGCAATGAAGCTCGGCGCCGTCGACTTCCTGGAGAAACCCTTCGAGGACGATCGTCTCATCACCATGATCGAGACGGCGATCCGCCAGGCCGAACCGGCGGCCAAGAGTGAGGCCATTTCGCAGGACATCGCCGCCCGCGTCGCCTCCTTGAGCCCGAGAGAGCGCCAGGTCATGGAGGGACTGATCGCAGGCCTTTCCAACAAGCTGATCGCCCGCGAATACGACATCAGCCCGCGGACCATCGAGGTGTACCGGGCCAATGTGATGACCAAGATGCAGGCGGGCAGCCTCTCGGAGCTGGTCCGCATGGCGATGCGCGCCGGCATGCTCAACGATTGA
- a CDS encoding response regulator transcription factor: protein MIEVSSHHARPSSPTKPTVYVVDDDAAVLGSLRFLLETDGFAVRTFRSGTALLNASGAPGADCYVIDYKMPDINGIELAGRLRQSDGETPVILITGYPDENISARAAAAGVKDVVLKPLLDENLLKRIRRAIQDHRHA, encoded by the coding sequence ATGATCGAGGTCAGCTCACACCATGCGCGGCCGTCGTCTCCCACAAAACCCACCGTCTATGTGGTCGACGACGATGCCGCCGTCCTGGGATCCCTGCGGTTCCTGCTGGAGACCGACGGCTTTGCCGTGCGGACCTTCAGGAGCGGCACGGCCCTGCTCAACGCGAGCGGCGCTCCGGGCGCGGACTGCTACGTGATCGACTACAAGATGCCCGACATCAACGGCATCGAGCTCGCCGGCCGGCTGCGCCAGTCCGACGGCGAGACCCCCGTGATCCTGATCACCGGCTATCCGGACGAGAACATCTCGGCCCGGGCGGCCGCGGCCGGGGTGAAAGACGTGGTCCTGAAGCCGCTTCTCGACGAAAACCTGCTCAAGCGCATCCGCCGCGCCATCCAGGACCACCGCCACGCCTGA
- a CDS encoding helix-turn-helix domain-containing protein yields MLTQTINTKAINTQIGGKIAPAHPVTDQFGAITGHVGLVATEFSYRKDEEIYGEDEPAEYVYQVITGAVRSYKLLSDGRRQIGAFHLPGDVFGLESGATHRLAAEAIIDTTVRLVKRASLEKAAGIDVQVARKLWAMTASELRHAEDHMLLLGRKTAMERVATFLLEMDRRLAVAGMMALPMCRRDIGDYLGLTLETVSRALSQLHTQGILGFSGARQIVLRNRQRLHNLDA; encoded by the coding sequence ATGCTGACCCAGACGATCAACACCAAGGCAATCAATACCCAGATTGGTGGCAAGATTGCTCCTGCCCATCCCGTCACCGACCAGTTCGGCGCGATCACGGGCCATGTCGGCCTCGTCGCCACGGAGTTCTCCTACCGCAAGGACGAGGAGATTTATGGCGAGGACGAGCCGGCCGAATATGTCTATCAGGTCATCACCGGCGCGGTGCGCAGCTACAAGCTTCTCTCCGACGGCCGCCGCCAGATCGGTGCCTTCCATCTTCCCGGCGACGTGTTCGGGCTCGAATCCGGCGCCACTCACCGCCTCGCCGCCGAAGCCATCATCGACACCACCGTGCGCCTCGTGAAGCGCGCCAGCCTCGAGAAGGCCGCCGGCATCGACGTCCAGGTCGCCCGCAAGCTCTGGGCCATGACGGCTTCCGAGCTGCGCCACGCCGAGGACCACATGCTGCTGCTGGGGCGCAAGACCGCGATGGAGCGCGTTGCGACCTTCCTGCTCGAAATGGACCGCCGCCTCGCCGTTGCTGGCATGATGGCGCTGCCGATGTGCCGCCGCGACATCGGCGACTATCTCGGCCTCACGCTCGAGACCGTGTCGCGAGCGCTGTCGCAGCTTCACACCCAGGGCATCCTGGGCTTCTCCGGCGCCCGCCAAATCGTGCTGCGCAACCGCCAGCGCCTGCACAATCTGGACGCCTGA